In Colletotrichum destructivum chromosome 1, complete sequence, the sequence GGCATAAAGAAACCCCCTAAGGCAGGAGAGAAATGTGCTGGAATTCAACAAGCCAACTTCTTCCGTCAATGGGTCAGGTCCTTCCATCCTGACTGGCTATTCAAAGATGCCAAAGCATCTAGCTTCGCCacttggcaaggagaagatgagaagggcaatCCAACAGAGtcacaagggaaaagaaacgagatACTGGTTCCCAAGTGTCCTGCTTGCCTTGGTTATATAAAACACTGGGTCATTGACTGTCCTCACTTcaacccggagaagaggaaggctaGTTACGACCCAAACCATcctcagaacaagaaggctatTGAACGGGGTCAGGCCTGGCTTaagaagaacccaagggCGCAGGGGCGACTCAACAACGCTAaagtctcctcgtcagcctcgtcagacaagccggctactcaatcttcctctccaccgtACAAGGAGAACGCAGGTCAAAGTTCTTCCTACTTCAACCAAGAGCAGTCAGACTCCGATAGGGACACCGAACACAGTTCtgattcctcgtccttctatGCTGCCCCAAACAGCGCTCCAGCAATAAGTCTATATGCTGGTTTTCCACTCCGGAACAGTGTTATCGTCGACTCTGGGACTGGATTCCACATCTGCAACGATCGCTCTAGAATGAAGGATCTAGACTTCAGCCATTCAACAGAGTTCActactggaggaggaagaatgaCAGCTATCGCTCGCGGGACTATGAAGATCCGCCCTAACCAAGGTGGTctcaggaagaaagggtttatCGTACGGGATGCCTGGTATTGCCCAGACTACCCTGTAACCCTCATTGGAGCTGAGCCCCTGAAGGAAAAAGGCCTGATCTTCAcggttcgccatccaggacttGAGACCAGAACAGGAGAGGTCCTGTACCACACACCTTGGAAACATGGTCAATATCTCCTGGAGTACCACAATCATGACTCGACTATTGCTCAAGCTTCATccttcaacaacaatgaCACCTCGACGTCAATCCCAACAAATCCAACCCCTGATAAACATGTTAGCTTCGTTCTTTCagacgcccagcctgctgtAAAGCGAGGTCAACCTAATTCTAGGGATCCCCTTACGCCCTCCAATGCagaggccatgatctggcacgaacgtctcggccatccaagtGCGAAAGCTCTCGAGCATCTGCTCAAGAACAGCCGGGGAATCAAGATTCAGGGGGTGACGACCATCGAATGCGAGGCTTGCAGCACAGGCAAGGCGATTCGTAAagtctcaagaaggaggcctgaCCACAATCCGACCGCCCCAGGAGATTACGTCTCCATAGACTTCTTCACACTGAGAAGGACCTATAATGGTGAGAAGATCGTTCTGCTCGTAAGGGACGAATGGAGTGGGTTTACATGGGTCCGGTTCCTCAATTCTCGTAAGGAGGGACTCCAGGCGATCATTCAGATGGCCACATTTCTTGAGCAACAATACCACTTCAAACTCTCGATCCTTCGCCTTGATTGGGAAACAGCTCTTCGAAATGCCTTCGACTTGTGGGCAGCAGATAACGGCAAGCTTATTGAGCGATCTGCAGCCTATACTGGGGCTCAAAAtccagcagagaaggctgGTGAGATTCTCTTCAAGATCACCAGGGCCCTACGATATCAATCACGATTCCCAGAGGAATTAGCCCCTGAACTTGTGAGAGCTGCAAATTATCTCAGCAACAGAATGCCCCGCAAGAGGCAcgcttggcaaaccccagagGGATTGATCAATTCTTGGCTCAACTCTAGGCCCTGGACTACTCATCAGAGAGCTGAGCTCCCCCAACTTGCTCATCTACGACGATACGGCTGTAAGGCCTACCCTCTCACTGCAACATACCttagaggggaagagaaggcgaaAAAGACCGAGCCTAGAGCCCACGTTGGGTATCTCTGTGGTTATGACAGTACCAACATCTATCGCATCTGGGTCCCagccatcaacaaggtcatgaGGACTAGGGACGTCACATTCGACGAAACGAAGCTATACGACCCCAGCCAggaggataccagtctccttcatcgaacgGAGCTAGAGAGAGTTTTCTCTATTTTGGAGATTCCGATTCCTGATCCTCAGAGTGAAGATCTCCCCTTGGATTCACGACTGTGGAATGACGAAGACCTCTGGCATCAttcagctgctgcagttggaccaagggatgccagggaacagtgcttcgaccaacagcgagagcctcaactgcCTACTCCTACTGGTTCTCCAGGAACACAACTTCAGGAGTCACACACTCCTTCAgttgagggggtggaagagcatgttTTAACCTATAcagacccagaagaagagacagttACTCAGCAACTGTCACTACAAACAACTTCAGACTCAGATCAACCTTTCATTCAGGACCCTCCTACTCCTGAGTCAACAACCCATGAAGAGTCACCCACTCCGGATACTGCAATTCAGGAtcgctcgccctccacctcatcatcatccttAGCAACGACCGCTGAGTCAACAATCCACGTCGCTGATTCTTCGGATGCTCCACCTCCTACTATAGGTACAGGGAGACCAAAAGGACGACCAAGAGGAAGTCGCAATAACTCTATTTACAATCGGGAAACGCCAATTGGTCAAACCAATCATCAACCAGAGGCAGCTACAAGatcctctcgccgacttaaggatagatcttcatcaatcagatcttccttcttccaatTGACCGATTcagccaaggaaaaggatagatgggacgacttcgcTCATGATCTAGGTCAAATTCATCGCAGAgacctcccctcacctccccagAAATACTccgaagcaaaagagcacaagttctggcccaagtggctggcGGCAATGAACGTGGAATATCGAAcagtctggaagaagggcaccttcgAGCTTACCAGACTGGAAGACGTCAATCAGAAGATCCATCgaattcttcctctcaaaTGGGTATATACCTACAAATTCGACAAGCATGGATTTCTCAAGCGATTCAAAGCAAGGATCTGTGTTAGAGGAGATCTTCAACCACTCAATGGGCTGGAAACCTACGCATCGACACTCGCTGGAAGATCATTTCGCAGCGTGATGGCCCTTGTGGCACGTTTCAACCTagagacgatgcagcttgatgctgtaaATGCCTTCACTAACGCTActcttgatgaactggtttatgtctggttccctccgggctacagcaggccgggaTCCTGCCTCATCCTTCGCAAGGCACTCTATGGtctgaggagaagccctcttttgtggcagaagagcctcTCCGACACTCTCAAgagacttggacttgctccccttgatgaggacgactgtATCCTCATTGGCAAGGGAGtcctagtcttcttctttgttgaCGATATTGCGGTGATCTATCGTAAGAAAAACgaaaagatggccgagcaagtcgtcaagggacttcaagagatctacgagatgaagatcatgGGAGAAATGAACATCTTTCTAGGCATACGAGTCATCAGAGACCGCAAGGCTGGCAGGCTTTGGCTCAGCCTTGATAACTACATTGCCAAGGTCTGTGACGAATTCGGAGccaacaagaggaagaagccaaccgGGACGCCAATGGCTGCCGATAATCTTGTTCCTAATGATCAGCAAGCAACTACAGCAGAAATCCATCACTACCAGCGACTCATTGGATCCCTAAACTATGCAGGAGTCGTTGGAAGACCAGACATCTCTAGAACTTCATCTAGACTCTCTGAAttcctcaccaacccatcagccaaccacaagaaggcagccgacgCTTGCCTTGACTACCTCGATCATACTCGTTATCTCGCGATCGAATACAActctcaaggaccaggaactctcttctgtgcctcagatgcctcctttgctgacgacctcgcaacTCGCAAGAGCACCCAAGGGtatatgatgatgatgtttggtggccctattggctggaggtcatctAAGCAACGTCGCGTTGTTACCTCGAGTactgaggctgagctggtcgccctcaCGCAAGCTGCAAAGGAATACAAGGCCACTATCCGACTAGTCGAACAACttcagcttgatcttgatggtgactactctctccagtgcgacaaccaagcaaccttgagactcctcaccaccgagaGACCTCAAGTGACTAGCAAGCTTCGTCATATCAATATCAgcaatctttggcttcgtcaggaagtcagggatggtctcatcaacttcaactggaTCAAAACCAATGAGATGGTCGCAGACGGACTCACCAAAGCACTGCCAGCTCAGAAGCACTGCCGATTTCTAGCCCAGCTAGGTATGGCAAACGTTGAGCAACAagtcaaggctctcagagaagccgagataGCTCAGGCAGCTTAGATGCTTGGGTAGGATGATCTGCAGACCAGATCAGCAGTGgtcacaacaccacacgACTTGATCAAGGGAAATCCCAATCTTGGGTCTTCAACACTACATTACCCTACCTTCTGTCGCTCTCGCTAATCGTCAGTTATCAAAAGCTCTGCTTTATCCAGAGACACAACTTCAACAGTTGCTTCTCTGAGGGggtgtgacagaatccatgcatgcttctatgcgagtcatggacataacccatccaggatggtctgactgtacttaaacaggccagcctgtcatttccacctggccctagctctggaacagttattaggatagcattaggcccacaagcctgtggtgatcccatccactctttagtacgaataagacactcttttctgctcactcatatatgcatattccgctggccaccctgactaaccgtcagaGAGCTCGCAACCATTTACCTCACCTCGGACACCAGCCCCTAGATAGCTTCCTCCCTTCGTCACACAGAAATAGGATAATATACAACAACCGTATTATCCCTTCGTCGCTCACGTTACCGTATATGGTATATCGAATTTCCTATGCTTCCAACACTGATCAGTAACTAATTTCACAGATTAACTAATACCACAGATCAGCAAGGTTAGCAGAAGAGACGACAGCACGTGTTGGAGCCACCGGTCAATCTAGACGGACCGATATCTCGATATCCCTAGCTGAGCGCGTCTGTCACGCAGCGAATATCGCCGAGACCTCGCAATAAGAGTACTGAAGGAACCAGCGGCCTCGTCAGTACGGGCTCTTTGCTCCCAGCGAAAGTCAACCCTTCGACCTTTCAGTTCACATCAACAACCCTCTTTTTCACTGTCTTCGCCAGATACGTCAACATCCATCATTTTCAGCAACTGCCGCTATTATCCCGTTGTAGCGACTTCAGCAAGCTCAATTTTTGCTCCCGCGACCTCACCTTAGCAACTATACGAAATATCGCACTATATAGACCCTTGGCTGCCTCCGCTGCTCTCCAGAAGACACTGCGCTGCCTCAACTGCCTTCCGCGAGGCTATTGACTGCCTAGAAACTACCCTCCAACAAGCCGTCTGCTGCCTCAAAGCTGCCCTCCAACGACCTCCCGCAGGCAATGAGAAAGAAGATTTTTGTATCTACCCATCTTCCGTCAATTTCGTCAACTTTACCCTCCTTCACTATCGACCTGGTTGCCCTCGTTGAGAGGAAGGCCTGTGAGGCAAGAACACTTCACAAAACTTCTTCCTTGACAAACATTTCCTTACTTTCGCGCCTTCTCACCCTATCTCGATTTCCCCCATTCGGACGAACAGGACACTAGTGGATTGACATTGGTTGGAACTTTGTTGGAAGTTCTCAATAAGGTGACCAGCGGTAGAGCGTCTAACGAACGTATACGCCTCTAACGCTTTTGCTGGAGAGAAACGCCCGTGATCGAGACGTATTTAGGCTAGGCTACCTGTCTGTTGAGAACAAAAACAATATCACAACAGACATGGTAACCTCTGCCAACACGTCATATGTCGCGTCAGGTATCGAGCAGACGGAAGTAGAGATGAAGACCCCCTTTCAGGTCCCTCTTGCCCTATGCAGCTACGTTGACCTAGACGCATGGGGTGATTGGGCTATCTTCGACCcagacgacgaagaaaaCACCCACAAGACGATTGCCTCTttcgtcctcttcctgctAGAGGTGTACAAGCAGGAGGACCTTGCTGGCCAAGAGCTTTGGTCACGTTTCCGCAGCGATTTCGAAGGATGGACAACAGCTACGTTTCGCAAGGCTGTCTCAGCGATACTGAAGCTGCTGCGCGACTTCCTACTATATCGAGGGGTCTGGATACCTATAGATAACTCCCAGATACGCAACAATCTTCTCAGAGTCGTCCAAGAGAATGACTATCACGTCTGGACAGAAGAAGAAATCCAAGATACCAGCAAAAGGAGCCCTATCTTCAGAACACTCGCTCTCAACTCCAACTTCGTCGAAGATCTCCAGGCCCAGCCCTTGACTGTTGAAGATATCAGACGTCAACAGGCTGCCCTCCATCAGATGAAAGCTCCAGATGACGACCTATTCGAACGACCCTTGCCTTCTGCTGACAATAGCAAGCAATTTACACTTTGGCCTTGTTGGTATGCAAACCGACGATACGATCGGGCGAACTGATGCCTCGTTTTCTCAAGCAACTAGTTCCTCCCAAGGCCGCATAGGTACGAAAACACAATACCGATAGAAACATGATAATTAACCCCCGGCATAGGTGTCGTGCCCAATACAGGTACACATACGGCCCAGTCCAAGTGGTTCAGACCAGAGACAAGCACGTGGAAGAATTGAGGGAGATGTCTCGGAGATACGTGCTAGCTAGGATTGCGATGCTGCAGCCGAGCAGTAGCTTACGTGTACGGACGAGACCCCGGTGCCATCGGAGACTGTGCCATGCAAGTCATGTCATCCTCCATGTAAATTAGCGGAGGAAGAGCATGTGTGTGTTGAGGCAAACCGCAAGCTTGCCTCTACGGCAGTGGCCACAAAAATACATCGAAAAAGTACGCATCGGACGCAAGGGCTAGGTCAAACGTGGAAGCTTCAGCTGCGCAGATGGTCTGTCTAGACCTCCCTCTGAACGATCAACGTTGGCCGACTGTCTCACAGGAATAAGAAGCAACCGCTGTGGCGGCATTTGGGAGAAAGGTACCGAACCCCAGCTTGGCCCACATGGCGTGGTCCATGGCAAAAGATAAACACAGGTGTCGCAATCCTGGATATAAAGCAAGGTCGGTATGTCCGCCTCTTCTGTGGTAGTAGTTCTGGCCCCGGGGTTCAGGGGTGTCTGTCCACTTGGCTCATTGGCATGCGGCACCGGAGATAACTCCCGCGCTGATGACAGGCTGACTGCTGTTGGGTGGAGTAAAATGATGAGACGCCGCTAGCTAGCACTTTACGGCCTTTCACATTTGAACTTGGCAAGTGTCGTTTACTTGCCGCAATCCCGTCACTAGCTTACGCTGTGTAACGTACATAGGTATCATTGGATTGCAAGGGACTGTTTCCTACCCTCAGTGTGAGCTTTTCTCCTCGTTGCTTGGTTCCTGTAAACCATCTGGCGCGCGCGGGGTTAGGCAGACAATAACACTCGGCCGCTTATGTTAGATCTGCGTTACACCCGCGGGCATCCGCACAGGCCTGGGGCGCACTTGCTGCCGTAAAGCGCCTTTGATACGCCTAGACGTTGCGATTCGAACTCGGCGCGAGAGGACAGTCAGTTGAGACCTGATGGTGATTGTGCTAGCATGTACGGGCATCGGCGGTAGCCGAATCGGTATGATGGGATGGCGATAGGCGCCACACTTCAAGCGACGTTGTGGGTCCGGTGAAGCCGGGCAGACTTGGCTGTTATCGGTAGATGAGAAGGCTGCGTTTAATCAATCGCCCGAGTTTTACAAACAAGTGAGCGTCGTCGGAGAGGGATATCCGAAGTCTAGGACATGTGTGGCGGTAAGAAGAATGGCAGTTGGACGAGACGGCAGGTGTAAGTGAAGCAGATGAAGGATGGATGCATCTTGATTGAAGCTGAGTAAAGGGGCGAGATAATCAGGCTCTAAGTGCAAATAACAAACTCCTGAGACTGATGGTGTTGAAAAGTCGGCGAGGTAGGCCACTCGGGTTGCTGGCCCTTTTGCTTAAACCCGGCAGAACGGGGTCAAGGTGAGCGAGAGATGGAGGTCAGTTTTAAGGAATAGAGGGGCATCTCCAATGCGTTATGGCCCTGCCTATCTGTTAGCACCTCTCCGCGGGGCTGCAGGTAAGCCAGGCCAtatctgtatctgtatcAGCAATGATCtggaagatggaggggggaaatGAAGAATcggagcaagaagaaaagaagagaaacatAAAAGAGAAACAGCAGATTCATgggggaagggaggaggggagagaggttAGCGCGCCGGAGCTTTCCCCGCAGCCAATCACAAGGGCGACCCTTTGGGAAGATGCTGATTGGCAATCTTCCCAGTCTACGGATAGACATGCAACACCAGCCTGCCAACAGTCGACTTCCGTCTATATTTTCTTCGCCCTACCACGCCGCCCTATTACCTGCATGAGGTACAGCTTCAGTACCTAAGCTCTGCGACTCCCCAACCGAATGGCGTTTCACGTATCTCGGACCCTTTCTCCTTGACTGGCTAATCGGACCCTATTCCGTACCGCATGTCTCGCAACCACGCTCTTTCGCTCCGTAGTCGTCTGCTCACTTCACCCGGTGTCTCCCGTTGCCTCATCGTTGCATTCGTTCTCCTTGGGCACCCACCCGCCCCCTGGAAGCAAAAGTGAGTTACCCGGTCGCATCTCTGGACAGGATTTGCCCCCCGCACGCGATTcccctcttcgtcttggtCCAGACCACGATGCGCCAGCCATGACAACCCCTGTTGTACGACACACTGACCGGCCGCCGCATGCCTCATACACGTGTAGAGCATGGTAATGTTGGATTAGTATCTGCAGCATCTACCAAAGTCGGTCCGAATGCTATCGTAACGCCTTGGGTGGGCAGTCGCTTCCTTgtccttcctctccttcgtcCCTTGTTGCTCCCATGCGGATCAGTAGACCCATTGTGCCCATCTCGCATGTCCACACCCTTTCCTGGCCACCAGGGTCTGGTCAAATatgccctcgcccgccccccAGTCCTTCGTCATCACCTCTTATAACCCCTGGATTATTTGCTGCCCGTAACTTTTCACACTGTTTAACTTCGGACTTGTACCTGTACGACAGCAACTGGCCGCGACTCATGGTCTTCGTCCGAACCCATTCTCTGCCCCATCCACCACGTCGCATCTATCTTGATCCCTCATAACTTCTCAGTCATCAAATCTGTCCGTCAGGAGGCCAACACAGCTTTTGCGAGGGTCCCAATTTCGAGTTTGCTTCCGCAGCACCAACTCGAGATCATCTCCTAGGCGGCCCGCTCATGGAGTCTACTATCCTATATTTGTGCGACTCTCACCCACAGCCGCGGTTCAGCCCAGGAATACAAGTCAGCTAACACCCATCCGTCAGGGATCAAATGGCTCAGTCTGGTTATCCCGGCTTAGCCCCGCTGGTCGATGCACGACACATGTCCCTATCTCTTTATGACATGTCACTGCCGGAGCAGACGCCCTTCTTGTCTCCCACCGACGACTACCATCTCTATCAGCAGTGGACTGGACCGGATTACTATATTTTTGAGCCAGTAGTCTCTCCTGGCAACTCTGCAGGATCGAAACATTCGATTTATTGGGAGGTGGAACGACCCAGCTATCAGTCGTCAGAGGCGGCcacaacgacgacgccgggTTACTCGGCTGTCAGCTGGGCGACACGGTCCGAAGACAGGTCCTCGTACCAAGAGCTTCTGCAAAATCTCCAGCAACCGCAACCAGCAGTCTTCAGCCAGCCGCCGCAATGTCCAACACCGGCTGCCTCCCCTCTTGCCATGGACGCAGCCTGGAAGCCTGCTACCAGCAGTCGAACccggccagagccagagTCTAGGGCCACCAcaacgaagaagaaagcaACGATATCGGTAGAAGAGCCACCGCAACCGCATCGTTCGTCGACGGCCCAACACCGCACCAAGAGGGCACGCGTTGAAGCTGGCAGCGAACCATTTCCCGTCACCCCGATTTCGTGTGTCAAAGGCGATAACAAGGGCGAAGACAGCGACATTTCTCGGGCGCTGCGAAGCCcggaaagaaagaagacaCATCGCGTCAAGAATCGAGTGGCCGCCAAGCGCTGCCGCGAGAAGACGAAGCAGTACGAGACGGAACTGGCTAATAAAGAGAAGCAGGTCACGCAGAAACGCGTGTACCTGGACGCTTGCGTGACTGCTCTCAAGAACGAGGTGCTCGCGCTTAGGAACCAGATTCTCGATCATGGCAACTGCGACTGCGAGATGATCCAGGGGTACATTGCGAGGACGGCCAGCAGTGTCGGCTACAACGGGCACCGAGCCCCCGCaatgctgccgccgtcgacatgAAGCTGGACACGAAAACGAGAGAGAAGCATTGCGACGTCTGATACCGCATTGCTCTGGGGCGGTGCTGAGAGGAGGGCGCTCGAGGCAACGGAAAGCACAAGCACGAGGCCAGCGGTCTGTTCGGAGGGAGACATGTCCTTACCAAAAGACTTacggat encodes:
- a CDS encoding Putative basic-leucine zipper domain-containing protein: MESTILYLDQMAQSGYPGLAPLVDARHMSLSLYDMSLPEQTPFLSPTDDYHLYQQWTGPDYYIFEPVVSPGNSAGSKHSIYWEVERPSYQSSEAATTTTPGYSAVSWATRSEDRSSYQELLQNLQQPQPAVFSQPPQCPTPAASPLAMDAAWKPATSSRTRPEPESRATTTKKKATISVEEPPQPHRSSTAQHRTKRARVEAGSEPFPVTPISCVKGDNKGEDSDISRALRSPERKKTHRVKNRVAAKRCREKTKQYETELANKEKQVTQKRVYLDACVTALKNEVLALRNQILDHGNCDCEMIQGYIARTASSVGYNGHRAPAMLPPST